CGCCACGTCGCTCTGAAGTTCATTCCCGAAAATCTGGCCCACGACCCCAAGTCGCTGGAGCGCTTTACTCGCGAGGCGCGCGCCGCCTCGCAACTCAATCATCCCAATATTTGCACCATCCACGGTATTGAAGACAACGAGGGGCACCCCTTCATTGTCATGGAAAAGCTCGATGGCGAGAGCCTGAAGCAGCATATCTCCGGGCAACCCATGAAGGTGGAGGAAGTGCTCGACGTCGGGGTGCAGGTGGCAGATGCGCTGGTGGCATCGCACACAAAAGGAATCGTGCACCGCGACATCAAGCCGGCCAATATCTTTCTGACTCCCACTGGGCAGGTGAAGGTGCTCGACTTTGGCTTGGCCAAACTTGTGCACGGCATGGGACCGGAGAGCGACGGCAACAACGACAATTCCCTTACGGCCGTGGGCGTCATCCCCGGTACGGCAGTGTATATGTCGCCGGAGCAGGCTCGCAGCGAGACCATCGACGCCCGCAGCGATCTGTTTTCGTTTGGCGTTGTCCTTTATGAGATGTCGACCGGCAAAAAGCCATTCACCGGCAACAACTCCCTGGTCACGCTTGACGCCGTGCTGCACGCGAAACCGACGCCGCCGAAAGATTTAAATCCCAAGGTTCCGGTTGAACTGGAAGGGATCATCGGCAAGGCGATGGAGAAGGATCGCAACCACCGCTACCAGAGCGCGGCGGATATGCGTTCCGACCTGGCCCTGCTCAAGCGTGAAACCGAGTCGGGCACAGTCAAGAGTGGAACCAATACTGCGATCCTGCGCGCCGCCTCGCGAACCTTTGGCCGGAATTCGTCGTGGCAGATATATCTGGTGCTGGGCATGGCGGCTCTGCTGGTCACGGTATTGGCATCGGTAGGGGCGTGGTGGTACAAGCATCGAGAAGTGGCGAACGAGGAGCAGCGTAACGCGATCGCCGTACTGCCGCTGCAAAACATGAACGGCGATATCAACATCGACTACCTGCGCTTCGCGCTGGCCGATGAATTGTCGAATGTATTGACCTATTCGCGCTCGCTGGAAGTGCGGCCGTCCTCGGTTACTCGGAAATATGTGGCTCTCGATCTCGATCCGAAAGTCGTGGGCAAGGATCTGCGCGTCGGGCGGTTGCTGCAAGGGCACTTCATGAAGCAGGGCGACATGTTGACGGTGACGCTGGAGGCGATCGACGTGCCCACCGACCGACTGCTCTGGCAGGGCACGGTTACGGCCAAAGCCGACGACATGATTGGGTTACAGGATCAACTGGTCACCCAGGTGCAGCGCGGCTTGTTGCCGATTTTAGGTGGTGGCGCTGGCACAAACGAAGCCGCCGCCTCCCGACCGAAGAACCAGCAGGCCTATGACTTCTATTTGCGCAGCGTCGCGGTCCCGCACGATCCGGGGCCGAATAAGGAAGCCATCAAGATGTTGGAGTGGGCGGTGGGCATCGACCCCAGCTATGCGCCAGCCTGGGAGGCTCTGGGCCAGAGATATTATTGGGACTCTATTTACGGCGGCGGCGGCGAGTCCGTGTTCCAACGATCGAATTCGGCCTACGAACGGGCCTTGTCGCTCGATCCGAATCGGGGGATGGCCGCCAGCAATCTGATTACCGCTCGGGTGGAGCGGGGCGAACTCGGACGCGCCTACGATGCGGCTACCAACCTGGTGCAGCGGCGCCCACAAAGCGCCGACGCTCACTTCGCGCTCAGCTATGTGCTGCGTTACGCGGGCCTACTCGATCGCTCGACTCAGGAATGCAACTCGGCGCGAGCTCTCGACCCCGGCAACTATGCCTTCCGCTCCTGCGCGTGGTCGTTCCTGGAAATGGGCAAGACCGACCGGGCCATGGACTTTGTGCACCTGGATGCGGGTTCGGAATGGGCCGCCTGGGTCACTCCCTATGTGCATCTGGCCGAGGGCAACGTACGAGAAGCGCACGCCAGCGCAGGCAGCATGGGCAAGGGCCCAACCTATCACCGCGAACTCATGGAGGCCTGCACGGCGCAGCAACGTCCGGCGGATCTGGCACGAATTGTGCGTGAGAATGAAGCTTCGGTCATGATGGAGCCCGATGCCGAAGCCTGGTATCACGTGGGCGCGCTGATGGCGGCGTGCGGGCAGAATGAACCCGCACTGCGTCTGCTGAAGGCCGCCGTGCAGCAGAACTATTGCGCGAACGCCGCTCTGCTCGACGATCCCCTGCTGAAGGATCTGCGCAAAGACACTGCCTTCGATGAAGTGCTAACGGCCTCGAGCAAATGCGAGGCAGCTTTGAAGGAAGGGCGTCAGTAGCCGTTCTCAGTTCTCAGAAGAACCTAGTAAGCCATGCGGAAAATTACACGGCGGGCAGCCCTGAAGGCTTCGGTTGTCGGAGCGGCCTTCGGGATACCTTCCGTTGCGATGACTTTTGATGGAGCGATACTACGCAAGGGCCACATTCATCAATCAGTCTGCCGCTGGTGCTATCAGAAAATTCCTCTGGACCAACTGGCGGAATATGCCGCAAGAATCGGGCTGCGCGGCGTCGACCTGCTGCAGCCTGACGAGTACGAAATTCCGCGCCGCTATGGCTTGCTATGCACCATGGGATACGCTGGTGGCGGAGAGATCGGCAAAGCTCTCAATCGGGTCGATAATCATGCCACGATTGAGCAGGCATTCCGCACGAATATTCCTCGCGCGGCGAAGGCGGGCATGCCCAATGTGATTGCTTTTTCGGGAAATCGTGGCGGAATGTCGGACGAGGAAGGCGCGCGCAACACGATTGCCGGGCTCAATCGAGTCAAAAAAATCGCCGAAGATCACGGCGTAACCATCTGCATGGAGTTGCTCAACAGCAAGCGCGACCATCCCGATTACATGTGCGACCACACGGCCTGGGGCGTTCGCGTGATCGAAGAAGTCAATTCTCCAAACGTGAAACTGCTGTACGACATTTACCACATGCAGATCATGGAAGGTGATCTCATTGAGACAATCCGGCGAAACATCCAGTGGATTGGCCACTTTCACACCGGCGGCGTTCCGGGCCGCCACGAACTTGATCGCACACAGGAAGTTCAGTGGGACGCAGTGATGCGAGCCATCGTGGGCACTGATTACGGTGGGTATGTGGCGCATGAATTTGTTCCGTCCGGAGACCCGCTGGCTTCGCTGGGTAAAGCAGCCGATTTGTGCGACGTGTAGTCGGCTTCCGGCTTCCGGTCTTAATGAAAGAATTTGCCTCAAACCGGGGTTAGGCCGCATCCTTGTAGCGTGAGACATTCCGGATCCCCTAGCCTGCTGCGGCCGGATCGGCGCCGCGCTTCCTTCCGAATTTTTTCCAGCGTCATTCCGGCTATCGTTCATCGCCTGCGAATCTTTGGCGTTAGTCTTGTCTGTTTCCTCGCGATCCTTTCTCTTGGCGCGAGGGCGCAAGCGCCAGTCGCCGACAAATCCAGCGCACAGCCGTCCTCGAGCAATGTTCAGGCCCCCCTCAACGTCGATGCCGATCCCCCCGGCTTGTTGTACCAAGGCATCCCCGAGGACATTCCGCAGGATCAAGGACTGCCCGGTTTACGGCTCGAACTGTTGCGCCTCGGAACGACGGCGCGACTGATGCAGGTGGTCGCGCATCCCGACGACGAAGATGGCGGTATGTTGACTCTGGAGGCGCGCGGGCACGGCGTCAGCACGCTGCTGATGACCCTGAATCGCGGTGAGGGCGGCCAGAACAAAATCGGCAGCAATTTGTCGGACGTGCTCGGCGTGCTGCGGACCCTGGAATTGCTGGCGTCCGATCAAAGCTATGGCATCCAGGATCGGTTTTCCCGCGTCGCGGATTTTGGTTACTCAAAGAGCGCCGAAGAGACTTTTCAAAAGTGGGGTGGGCACGATATCGCGCTGGCGGATATGGTGCGGGTGGTTCGAACCTTTCGCCCGGATGTGCTGGTGGCGCGCTTCTCCGGCACGGAGCGCGATGGCCACGGCCACCATCAGGCGTCGAGCATTTTGACGCAGGAAGCGTTCCATGCTGCGGCCGATCCTAAGCGCTTTCCCGAACAGGTCGCCGAGGGCTTGCTTCCCTGGCAGGCGAAGAAGTTATATATCGGCAACGTCTGCGGTTTCGGGGCGATGAGCTGTCCGGACAAAGACTGGACTCTGAAGTTGAACACCGGTGAGCGCAACTTGGCGCTCGGCATGTCCTATGCGCAGTTCGCGATGCAAGGCTTGCGGCACCAGAAGTCGCAAGGCGCCGCCAACTGGACCTTGGACGACGGCGATCGGTTTACATTTTACCGCCTGGTGGCTTCGGTTGTGCCTTCCACTCTGGATAAAGATGGACACGAGAAAAGTTTCTTTGATGGCATTGATACAACGTTTCCCGCTCTCGTGTCTTCTTCAGTTTCAGGAGAGAAGCAGCCTTCGGAACTCCGTCAACAGTTAACCGAGATTGCCAAGTTGGTGGCGCAGGCGGCCGAGCTCGCAAAAGGAAATGACGCCAGAGCCGCGACAGCCCCGTTGATGAAGATCGTGACCGGGCTGAATCGCGTCAGCAATGAGATTCGCGACGCCGGCATGACACCGAAGACAAAGCTCGATTTATTGACTCGCATTGCGGAGAAGCAGCAACAGGCAGAGACCGCACTGAATCTGGCACTGGGCGTGAGCCTTACTGCAAATGTTTCAGCGGACGCAGCGGCAAATGCTCACACGCCCAAAGAAACAGATGCGCTAACTGCGGTTTCGCCGGACCAGGAATTTTTCGTAGCCGTGACCTTTCACAACGGATCGCAGCAGTCGCTGTTAATCGATCACATCAAGCTGGAAGTTCCCACCGGATGGAACACCATCAGCGGGAAAACCCGGCCCGAGACGGTCAAGCCGGGAGACGATTTGCACGCGAATTTCCGGCTGCGCGTCCCGAAAGATACGCCTTTCACGCGGCCCTATTGGCATCGCGACAATCCGGATGTAGAAGCCATAAATCGCGTCGACAATGAGAAGTACGCGACGCTTCCCTTCCCCCCTCCGGCTCTGCGGGCACGCGTGGAGTATACGACCGGAACAAGCGGAACCCAGACACGAAACGGGATCAACGCAGTCGTGGTCACTCCGTTTGTCGATGATGCCGGAAAGCAGCGCACACGGCCGCTGGCAATTGTGCCCGCATTTTCGGTGATGCTGGAACCGGGAACGCAGGTGATTCCCACGCATAACGGATCAACGACGATGGTCGCCGTGGGTGTGACCGGTAATCTGATGCGCCCGACGCATGGGGTGCTGCGGCTAGAATTGCCCGAGGGCTGGCGCTCAGAGCCAGCCCAGTTCGCCATTGAAATAAAAAAACGGGGGGAGAAACAGGACTTCCAGTTCAAGGTCTTCACCACCGCTTTGCAGGAAGGGCGTACCACGATCCACGCCGTGTTGGAATCCGACGGCGAAAAGTACGCCGAGGGATACACGCTGGTCACACGCGAAGATCTCGGCGGCTTCTATTACTACCAGCCCGCCCGGCAGCGCGTGAGCATTGTCGACGTACAGGCGCCGCATGAATTGAAGGTGGGATACATCATGGGCGCGGGCGACGACATTCCGACGGTGCTGAAGCAGGTCGGAATGGATGTCACGCTGATTCCGGCCGAGAAGATCGCGACCGAAGATTTGAATAAATATGGAACAATCGTGCTCGGGATTCGCGCCTACGACACGCAGAAAGACGTAGTCGCAAATAATAAAAAGCTCCTCGACTTCGTCTCCGCCGGCGGCACGCTGGTCGTGCAATATAACGCGAGCTGGCAAGATTTTAATGCCGGCAAATTCACTCCTTACCCCGCCGACCTAAGCCGGGCGCGGGTTTCGGTCGAGGAGGCTCCCGTGGAAATTCTGGCGCCACAAGATTCGGTCTTCCACTATCCCAACACGATAACCGCCCACGATTTCGACGGATGGGTACAGGAGCGCGGCTTGTACTTCATGAGTAGTTGGGACGATCATTACACCCCGCTGCTGTCGTGCCACGATCCCAAAGAAGAACCCCA
Above is a window of Candidatus Sulfotelmatobacter sp. DNA encoding:
- a CDS encoding PIG-L family deacetylase, yielding MRHSGSPSLLRPDRRRASFRIFSSVIPAIVHRLRIFGVSLVCFLAILSLGARAQAPVADKSSAQPSSSNVQAPLNVDADPPGLLYQGIPEDIPQDQGLPGLRLELLRLGTTARLMQVVAHPDDEDGGMLTLEARGHGVSTLLMTLNRGEGGQNKIGSNLSDVLGVLRTLELLASDQSYGIQDRFSRVADFGYSKSAEETFQKWGGHDIALADMVRVVRTFRPDVLVARFSGTERDGHGHHQASSILTQEAFHAAADPKRFPEQVAEGLLPWQAKKLYIGNVCGFGAMSCPDKDWTLKLNTGERNLALGMSYAQFAMQGLRHQKSQGAANWTLDDGDRFTFYRLVASVVPSTLDKDGHEKSFFDGIDTTFPALVSSSVSGEKQPSELRQQLTEIAKLVAQAAELAKGNDARAATAPLMKIVTGLNRVSNEIRDAGMTPKTKLDLLTRIAEKQQQAETALNLALGVSLTANVSADAAANAHTPKETDALTAVSPDQEFFVAVTFHNGSQQSLLIDHIKLEVPTGWNTISGKTRPETVKPGDDLHANFRLRVPKDTPFTRPYWHRDNPDVEAINRVDNEKYATLPFPPPALRARVEYTTGTSGTQTRNGINAVVVTPFVDDAGKQRTRPLAIVPAFSVMLEPGTQVIPTHNGSTTMVAVGVTGNLMRPTHGVLRLELPEGWRSEPAQFAIEIKKRGEKQDFQFKVFTTALQEGRTTIHAVLESDGEKYAEGYTLVTREDLGGFYYYQPARQRVSIVDVQAPHELKVGYIMGAGDDIPTVLKQVGMDVTLIPAEKIATEDLNKYGTIVLGIRAYDTQKDVVANNKKLLDFVSAGGTLVVQYNASWQDFNAGKFTPYPADLSRARVSVEEAPVEILAPQDSVFHYPNTITAHDFDGWVQERGLYFMSSWDDHYTPLLSCHDPKEEPQKGGLLRAQYGKGTYIYTGYAFFRQLPAGVPGAVRLYVNLLSAGHEKK
- a CDS encoding TIM barrel protein, translated to MRKITRRAALKASVVGAAFGIPSVAMTFDGAILRKGHIHQSVCRWCYQKIPLDQLAEYAARIGLRGVDLLQPDEYEIPRRYGLLCTMGYAGGGEIGKALNRVDNHATIEQAFRTNIPRAAKAGMPNVIAFSGNRGGMSDEEGARNTIAGLNRVKKIAEDHGVTICMELLNSKRDHPDYMCDHTAWGVRVIEEVNSPNVKLLYDIYHMQIMEGDLIETIRRNIQWIGHFHTGGVPGRHELDRTQEVQWDAVMRAIVGTDYGGYVAHEFVPSGDPLASLGKAADLCDV
- a CDS encoding protein kinase — translated: MTGLGREPNITAERPLMIGQQVSHYRILGKLGGGGMGVVYEGEDLKLGRHVALKFIPENLAHDPKSLERFTREARAASQLNHPNICTIHGIEDNEGHPFIVMEKLDGESLKQHISGQPMKVEEVLDVGVQVADALVASHTKGIVHRDIKPANIFLTPTGQVKVLDFGLAKLVHGMGPESDGNNDNSLTAVGVIPGTAVYMSPEQARSETIDARSDLFSFGVVLYEMSTGKKPFTGNNSLVTLDAVLHAKPTPPKDLNPKVPVELEGIIGKAMEKDRNHRYQSAADMRSDLALLKRETESGTVKSGTNTAILRAASRTFGRNSSWQIYLVLGMAALLVTVLASVGAWWYKHREVANEEQRNAIAVLPLQNMNGDINIDYLRFALADELSNVLTYSRSLEVRPSSVTRKYVALDLDPKVVGKDLRVGRLLQGHFMKQGDMLTVTLEAIDVPTDRLLWQGTVTAKADDMIGLQDQLVTQVQRGLLPILGGGAGTNEAAASRPKNQQAYDFYLRSVAVPHDPGPNKEAIKMLEWAVGIDPSYAPAWEALGQRYYWDSIYGGGGESVFQRSNSAYERALSLDPNRGMAASNLITARVERGELGRAYDAATNLVQRRPQSADAHFALSYVLRYAGLLDRSTQECNSARALDPGNYAFRSCAWSFLEMGKTDRAMDFVHLDAGSEWAAWVTPYVHLAEGNVREAHASAGSMGKGPTYHRELMEACTAQQRPADLARIVRENEASVMMEPDAEAWYHVGALMAACGQNEPALRLLKAAVQQNYCANAALLDDPLLKDLRKDTAFDEVLTASSKCEAALKEGRQ